The region TCGGCCCTGCATCAGTCGGTGGTCGACATGGAGGCCCTCTACCGCCCGGCCGACCGGCTTTTGCCCACCACCCTGGCCACGATCCAGAACGCCCACCTGCGCTGGGCAGCGGCGGTGCGGGATGCCCTGGTGGAGAAACGGTCCAGCCTGGGGGTCGAGCTTGACCCCACCCGCTGCGGCCTGGGTCAATGGCTGGCCGCCAGCGGCTCCCGGCAGGCCTATGCAGCCGCCAGCCCGGCCTTCCGCCAGGCCTTCGACGCCCTGGTGGCCGCCCACGAACGGCTCCATGCCTCCGGCCGGGCCATCGAGGGCAAGATGGCCTTCGAGGCTGCGACCGCCGCCGAGAAGGACCTGCAGGCGGCCCAGGCGCAGCTCCACCTGGCAGACAGTGAGGTCTTCTCCAGCATCACCTCTGTGATGGAGGAGTACATCAACCCCAGGCGGGACGCGGCCCAAAGCTCTGGCGACTTGGCCCGCATCCGCCACTGGAACGATCTCGACATGTTCACCAACGAGGAGGTCCTGCAGGGCTTCCTCATGGCGAGCCTGCTCCTGGGCCGCCTCCAGACCGCCGGCGACAGCAGCGCGGTCTGGGACGGATTCCAGGAGCAGTGCCGGCAGCTGGCCGCCGGGCTGGCCCACTGGCAGCAGCTGGTTCAGGGCGATCCCACCCTGGAGGCCCTGGCCGGCCGCGTCACCACGACGATCGACGGCTGGCAGGCGGCGGCGGACGCCTTCTGGCGCGCCCTCCAGGAGGAGCGCCAGGCGGCGGCCACCATCGCCGAGGCCGTCCGCATCCATGATGAGGAGACCCGGCCGCTGCTCCGGGAGGTTCTGGGGCAGCTGGACGCCATGAAGAGCGAGGCCGTGTCGGCCCTGGAAGGGTACGAGCGGGCACGGGACATCTTCAAGACCGAGACCGCTCCGGCCCTGGCCGCGGTGAGCGAGCTGTTCACTCGGCTGCGAGCCACCGTCAGGGAGAGCATCGGCACCGACACCGCCATTCTGGCTGCTGCCGAGAGGGCGCAAGCCCGAGTGCTGGCCGCCGGCGGCCTGGCCCTGACCGCCGGCCTCGTGGCGGCCTGGCTCATCACCCAAGGCCTGACCCGCCTGCTTTCCCGGGTCTCGGCCGGGATGCACCAGGGCGCCACCCAGGTCCGGCAGCAGGCCCAGCAGCAGGCCGGGGCCGGTCAGAGCCTGGCAGAAGGGGTGGCTGAGCAGGCAGCCAGCCTGGAAGAGACCTCCGCAGCCGTGGAAGAGATGGCCGCCATGTCGCAGCAGAATGCGGACAACGCCAGCCTGGCCAACGGGGTGATGCAGGAGGTGAGCGGTGTGGTCCGGCAGGCGGACGCCGTCACCCGGGACCTCACCCAGGCCATGGCCGCCATTGCAGCCAGCAGCAGCGATACGGCCAAGATCATCCGCGCCATCGACGATATCGCCTTCCAGACCAATCTCCTCGCCCTGAATGCTGCCGTGGAAGCGGCCCGAGCCGGCGAATCCGGAGCCGGCTTTGCGGTGGTCGCCGACGAGGTGCGCGGCCTGGCCGGCCGGGCCGCCGAAGCGGCCCGGCACACCGGCACCCTCATCGAGTCCACCATGGACAAGGTCCGGGCTGGCACCGCCCTGGCGGACCGCACCAACCAGGCCTTCGCGTCCCTGGCGGCCAGTGCCGGCAAGGTGGAGGCCCTCTTGGCCGAGATCGCCGCCGCCTCCCGGGACCAGGCCAAGGGGGTCGAGGAGATCAGCACCGTGGTCAGCCGGATGGATCAGGTGGTGCAGCAGACCGCGGCCAATGCCGAAGAGTCCGCCGCCGCGGCCTCCGAGCTGCATCGCCTGGCCGAGGGCATGCAGGGCGAAATGGCGACCCTGATGCTCCTGACCACCGGCCAGGCCGCGGCCACCGACACCCCCCCCGGCTCCGTCCCCGGTCGCCTGACCCTCCCCCGCTGACCAGCCGCCGCATCGCCTCAGCCCTGCCCCGGGGCCGCCCTCCTGCCGGAGAGCGGCCCCGGGCCTTTTTGGCGGCACCGCGGGGGCGCAGCCCCGCTGTCCTGAGCACCTGCCGGCCCGGCAGGTGCCGGCGGCAGCAAAGGCATGGCCCCCACCGCCGGCGGCCATGGCCAGGTGGTGGTTTCGTACGGGTTCTAGGGCTGGCGCTGCCAAGACGCCGCGCCTGGTCTTCCAAAAGACAAGGGGCCGCCCCCCGATGTGGGGAGGGCAGCCCCTTGTTGGTCTTCTGCGGAGGCGGCCAGCGGCCTAGTACATGCCGCCCATGCCACCCGGGCCGCCGGGCATCGGCGGCGCCGGCTTCTCCTCCTCCGGATGCTCTGCCACCATGCACTCGGTGGTCAAGAGCAGGCCGGCCACCGAGGCGGCGTTCTGGAGGGCGAAGCGGGTCACCTTGGTGGGATCGATGACCCCGGCCTCCATGAGGTCCTCGTACTGCTCGGTGCCGGCGTTGAAGCCCTTGGCCCCTTCCATGGCCTTGACGTGCTCCACCACCACCGAGCCCTCGTGGCCAGCATTGCCGGCGATCTGGCGGATCGGCTCCTCGAGGGCGCGCATGACGATCTTGCGGCCCAGGGCCTGCTCGCCCGGCAGAGCCAGAGCCTCCAGAGCCTTGAGGCTGCGCAGATAGGCCACCCCGCCGCCGGGCACGATCCCCTCCTCCACCGCTGCCCGGGTAGCGTTCAGGGCGTCCTCCACCCGGGCCTTCTTCTCCTTCATCTCGGTCTCAGTGGCCGCGCCGACGTTGATCACCGCCACGCCACCGATGAGCTTGGCCAGCCGCTCCTGGAGCTTCTCCCGATCGTAATCGGAGGTGGTCTCGTCGATCTGGGCACGGATCTGCTTGACGCGGCCCTCCAGCTTGGCCTTCTGGCCGCCGCCGTCCACGATGGTGGTGTTGTCCTTGTCGATCACCACCTTCTTGGCGGTGCCGAGATCGTTGACCGTGACGTTCTCCAGCTTGATGCCCAGGTCTTCCGTGATGACCTGACCGCCGGTCAGGATGGCGATGTCCTCCAGCATGGCCTTGCGGCGGTCACCGAAGCCCGGCGCCTTCACGGCCGCGCAGTTGAGGGTGCCCCGCAGCTTGTTCACCACCAGGGTGGCCAGGGCCTCGCCGTCCACGTCCTCGGCGATGATCACCAGGGGCTTGCCCATCTTGGCGGTCTGCTCGAGGACCGGCAAGAGGTCCTTCATGTTGGAGATCTTCTTCTCGTGGATGAGGAGGTAGGGGTCCTCCAGGGCGGCCTCCATCTTCTCCGGATCGGTGACGAAGTACGGGGAGATGTAGCCGCGGTCGAACTGCATGCCCTCCACCACCTCCAGGGAGGTCTCCATGCCCTTCGCTTCTTCGACGGTGATCACCCCTTCCTTGCCCACCTTGTCCATGGCCTGAGCGATGATGTTGCCGATGGTGGCGTCGTTGTTGGCCGAGATGGTGCCGACCTGGGCGATCTCCTTCTGCTCCTTGGTGGGCTTGGAGACCTTCTTGAGCTCGGCCACCACGCAGTCCACCGCCTTGTCGATGCCCCGCTTGATGTCCATGGGGTTGTGACCGGCGGCCACCAGCTTGGCGCCCTCGGCATAGATGGCCTGGGCCAGCACCGTGGCGGTGGTGGTGCCGTCACCGGCCACATCGCTGGTTTTGGAGGCAACCTCCCGGACCATCTGGGCGCCCATGTTCTCGAACTTGTCCTTGATCTCAATCTCCTTGGCCACGGTCACCCCGTCCTTGGTGATGGTGGGAGAGCCGAAGGACTTCTCCAGAAGGACGTTGCGGCCCTTGGGGCCCAGGGTGACCTTGACCGCGTCGGCCAGGGTGTTGACGCCGCGCAGGATGGATTCCCGCGCCTTTGCTCCGTACTTGAGATCCTTGGCAGCCATGTCTCGTCTGTCTCCTTATCGGTTCTTGGTTGCGTCCGTCGATGTCAGCGTCTGCACGACCCTGCCGGGTCGTTACTTCTCCACGATGGCCAGCACGTCGTCCTCCCGGAGGATGAGGTACTCCTCGCCCTCCAGCTTGACCTCGGTGCCGCCGTACTTGCCGAACAGGATGATATCCCCTTCCTTGACGTCCAGGGTCATCCGCTCACCCTTGTCGTTCAGCTTGCCCTTGCCAACCGCCACCACCTTGCCCTCCACCGGCTTCTCTTTGGCGGTGTCCGGGATGATGATGCCACCCTTCGTCTTCTGCTCCTCCTCCACACGCTTGACCAGGATGCGGTCATTCAACGGCCGAATCTTCATTGTGCAAACCTCCTCCTACGCTGTCGAGTTGTTGGGTGATGACCGGCGGGGCGCAGGGCGCCCCAGGGAAAAACACAAGAAAAACAACAAGATCGGCGAGAATCCCCTTGCCGGGCTCGCGAATGGCGCAAATGGTAGTCACGGGCCTTTCGAAAATCAAGGGCAGGCCGGGAAAAATCCGCTACCAAGGGACGAGACGTCAAGGGCGGGCGCGAAGCCGGTCCAGGACCAGACCAAAAAAGCGAAGGCCGCGGCCCTGGAACAGCCAGCCCAGATGGGCGTGGCAGCGGCAGCACAGGACGTAGCTCCAGGCGCAGCCGGGGAACCAGGTATGCTCCAGGGTGGGCAGGCCGGCCGCGCTGGCCCCAGGCGCCGCGTCAAAACAGCCGATGGTGAAGGCAAAGCCCGCCGGGTTGAAGAAGGTGTGGACATGACCACCGGCAACAGCGATCGCAGCCTCGGGCGTGGTGACTGGCTGGCCGCAGGCCGCGCACAGCAGCTGCGGTCCTTCGCCAGGGTGCGGGCGGCCCGGGCGGGCTTCCTCATGCTGCACCGGGACGATCTCGCTGGCCGGGCGCAACAGGTGCCAGGGCAGGACATGGTCTTCCGGGCCGATCCGGGCCGATGGTGACCAAGAAAACATGGCTTTGGCCAACCTAGGCCGCGATGGAGCCGCCTCAGGTGAAGCCGGCACCCGCGGTGCAGGCGTAGCAGTGGTCACCCACCGCGATGGGCCGTCCTGCCAATGGCAGGGTCGCCAAGTCCTGGACCCGGAGGCGACCGGCCTCCCAGGTAAGCCCTGCCGCCAGGTTGAAATCGCAGTCCGCCAGTTGGCCATGCCAGCCCACGGAAACGAGCGTCCGGCACATGAGGCCGTCCAGGGTGCAGGGATTGAAGCACGCCGCCAACCGGCCCTGGTAGCGCTCCAGGTTGCCTGAGGACTTGAGCCAGGAGCGGAAGCGGCCCAGGGGCGCGTTGGCGAAGGTGAAGAGCCGGTTGAAGCGGATCCCCCAGCGGCTGGCCAGGACCCGCCGGAACTGGCGTTGGGCCTGCTCCTGGCCGGGCGGCAGGAAGGCACCGGCGGGATTGACCACCAGGTTAAGGGTCAGGCCGGTGTCCTCCTGGCCGTAGCCCAGCCGGTTAAGGGCCGCCAGCGCCGCCAGACTGCGCTCCCAGACCCCGCGGCCGCGCAGGCTCGCGGTCTGGCCGGGATCGGTGGAGGGGAAGGAGGCCACCAGCGCCACCTGCAGGCGCCGCAGGAGATCCAGCAGCGGCCGGCCGCCGGGCTCGGTGATGAGGGTAAGGTTGGTGCGGAAGAGCAACTGCCGGCCGGGTTGCACCAGGCCGGCCACCAGTTCCTCGATCCCGGGCACCAGCTCCGGGGCGCCGCCGGTGATGTCGCAGACGTCTACCCGGGCGGTGGCGGCATAGGCCATGACCGCAGCCATGGTCTCGCCGTCCATGATCTCCGGGCGATCCGGGCCGGCCTCCAGATGGCAGTGGCGGCAGGTCTGGTTGCACAGCCGGCCGACGTTGATCTGCAGGGTGGTGATCCCCGTGCGCCGCAGCTCCAGGCCCTGGCCCTCCAGGCGCCGGGCAAAAGGCAGCCAGCTGGCCCGCTCCGGGGCGCCCTCCTCCTGGGCGGCGGACTGGAGGCTCACGGGCAGCGGCTGATCACAAGGAGATGTCCCGGGCCCGGCGGCGCATCTGCACGCCGTGCACCAGGGAGGCGCCGCCCCGGATGGCAGCTGCCACATGCACCGCCTCGGTCATTTCGGCCAGGGTGCCCCCCTTCTCCAGGCAGCCAGTCGTGTAGGCATCGATGCAGTACGGGCATTGCAGGGCGTGGGCCACGGCCAGGGCGATGAGTGCCTTCTCCCGCTCGCTCAGCGCCCCCTCGGCGAATACCGACTGGTAGTACGCGAAAAACTTTTCGGCCAGCTCTGGCGCCTCATTGCCGATCTCGGCGAAGCAGGCCAGATCTTGGCACTGGTAGTAGTCGGACACAGCTCTCCTCCGCATTTCTTGACGAGCCGCTCCTGCCGCCACCGTCCGGCGACCGGCGCGGCATCCTGGCTAGGCCGCCTCCGGCAGGCGACCGGCCCGCAGATCCTCGCCCTCCAGGAAGCGCCGGACGGACTCAGCCGCCTCCTTGCCCTGCAGCACCGCTTTGGCCACGGTCTGGGGGCCCAGCACCGAATCGCCGCCGGCAAAGATCCAGGGGATGCTGGTCTGCAGGGTCACCGGATCCACCACAACGGTGCCCCAGCGGGTCAGGTCCAGCGACGCGTCGCCGGTGACCGTGCGGTCAACGTCCTGGCTGATCGCCGGGATGATCGCCTCGGCCTCGATGATGAAATGGGAATCGGGCACCGGCACCGGACGGCACCGGCCCGAGGAATCGCATTCGCCAAGCTGCATGCGGATACACTCCACCCCGGTCATGCGGCCGTTCTCACCGATGATCCGCACCGGCGCCGCCAGGAATTCGATCTTCACCCCTTCCTCCTCCAGGTGGTGGATCTCCGCCCTGGAGGCCGGCATCTCCTCCCGGCCCCGCCGGTAGAGGATGAAGGCCTGGTCGGAGCCGGTACGAAGGGCCGTACGGGCCACATCGATGGCCACGTTGCCGCCCCCCACCACCACCACCCGTTTGCCCAGGTTGAAGCGCTCACCCAGGTTGACCCGGCGCAGATAATCGACCCCGTGTACGACGCCGGCCAGCTCCTCACCGGGAATGCCCAGCTTGCGGCTGACGTGGGCGCCCACCGCCACGAACACGGCGTCGAAGCCCTCGGCCCGCAAGCTGGCCAGGTCCCTGTCCTGGCCGATCCGCACCCCGGTAACCACCTCGACGCCACAGCTCTTCAAGGCCGCAAACTCGGCCGCGACGATGTCCCGGGGCAGGCGGTAGGCGGGGATGCCCACTGTCAGCATCCCCCCCAGGATGGGCAGAGACTCGAAGATTGTGCAGCTGTAGCCGGCATGCGCCAGATAGAAGGCCGCCGCCATGCCCGCCGGCCCCGACCCCACCACCGCAACCTTTTTCCCCTTGGGCAGCGCGCACGGGGTCGTGAGGTCCTTGTCATGGCTCACCATCCAGTCCACGACATACCGCTCCAGCAGCCCGATGGCCACCGGCTCGCCCTTCTTGCCCCGCAGGCACGCGCCCTCGCATTGGAGCTCCTGGGGACAGACCCGGGCGCAAACCGCCGGCAGACAGCTTGTCCGCCGGATGGTCCAGTAGGCGTCCTCCACCCGCCCCTCCCGCAGGCAGGCAATAAAGCCCGGAATGTCGTTGCCCAGTGGGCAGCCCTTGCGGCAGCCCGGCTTCTTGCAGGAGAGGCACCTCTCCGCCTCCAGGCGGGCCCCAGCCTCGTCGATACCGCAGCTCACCTCGGCAAAGCCCTGCACTCGCTCGGCGACCGGGAGCTCCCGCGGCTGCTGGCGGGAGATCTTCATCCGTTCTTTGACATCCATGACTGCTCGTTCCTCCTCAGGCAGTTTCTCCAGGCCACGGACCCGTGGCCGGGGCGGCTCGTTGATGCACGGCGAAGGTTAGCAGCCTGAGCCAGGAATGCAACGCGTTTTTCCAGGCCGGCCGGCCAGCCTCCGGTGGGCAACCCGCGCCGCTTCCTGCCGTTTTCACAAATCCTTTGGCCTTGTTGCTTGACAAGGAACTGAGTATTATCGGAAGCTGAAAAGGATGTTGGGCCTTCGTCCGTCAACCAGCTAGCGGGTAAGATCTGCATGGATGCCAATCTGATCAATCCCTTTCTGATCGCGGCCAAAAACGTCATCGAGACCATGGCGCAGACGCCGGTCAAGCCCCAGAAGCCGCGGCTCAAGCAGGCCAAGACCACCTACGGCGAGGTGACCGGCATCATCGGCATGATCTCGGATCAGGTGGCCGGCAACATGATCCTCTCCTTCAGCAAGGCCTGCATCCTGAAGATCGTCGCCAACATGCTCATGGAGCCGGAGAAGGATCAGGTGGATGATTCCATCATCGACGCCGTGGGCGAGCTCACCAACATGATTTGCGGCGGCGCCAAGGCGGAGCTGGCCAAGAAGGGCATGAAGTTCAATCTGGCCACCCCCACCATGGTGGTCGGCAAGGGTCTTGAGATCTCCTACTACTCGGAAGCTCCGACCATCGTCATCCCCTTTGAGACCCCGGGGGGGGAGTTCGTCATCGAGGCCAACCTGGGCACCCGTGCCAACAGGGGTTGAACAGGCTCGCTACAAGCACAAAAGGGCCATCGCCTGAGGCGACGGCCCTTTTGTGCTTGTAGCTCCTGCTGGTGGGGGGAGACGATCAGCTGCCCCGCGCCACCTTCAGCCGTGCCATGGCCCGCTGCAAAGCTGCCTGGGCCCTGGCCACATCGATCTGCTCCCGCTTCTGGACCGCCTCGGCCAGCCGTTGCTCGGCCCGCTCCCTGGCCCGCATCGCCCGGTCGACGTCGATCTCCTTACCCCGCTCCGCGGTCTCCACCAGGAAGGTGATCTTGTTGTTGGAGACCTCACAGAAGCCGCTCGAGACCATCAGCGTCTCCTCCTTGCCCCCGGCCTTGTAGCGAAGTATGCCGATCTTGATCGTGCTCAGGAAGGGCGCGTGGTTGGCCAGGACACCGAACTCGCCGGCGATGCCGGGGGCGGTGACGATGTCCACCTCCTCGCTCACTGCCGCGCCCTTCGGGGTCACGACCTCCATCTTGATCCGTTCAGCCATGGCGAGATCTCCTTGTCCCTGGCGTCATCAGGCGCTGGCCTGAGCCTTCGCCTTCTCCACCGCCTCTTCGATGCCGCCGACCATGTAGAAGGCCGCCTCGGGCAGATCGTCGTGCTTGCCCGCCAGGATCTCCCCGAAGCCCCGCACCGTATCCTTCACGGACACGAACTTGCCCTCCTTGCCGGTGAACGCCGCGGCCACCGTGAACGGCTGGGACAGGAAGCGCTGGATCTTGCGGGCCCGGGACACCGTCACCTTGTCCTCCTCGGAAAGCTCGTCCATGCCGAGGATGGCGATGATGTCCTGGAGGTCCTTGTACTTCTGCAGGGTCATCTGCACGCCCCGGGCCACCCGGTAATGCTCCTCCCCCACGACGTAGGGGTCGAGGATCCGGGAGGTGGAGTCCAGGGGGTCCACCGCTGGATAGATGCCCAGCTCGGCAATCTGCCGGGAAAGCACGACGGTGCCGTCCAGGTGAGCGAAGGTGGTCGCCGGCGCCGGGTCGGTGAGGTCGTCGGCCGGCACATACACGCACTGCACCGCGGTGATGGAGCCCTTGGTGGTGGAGGTGATCCGCTCCTGGAGCTCGCCCAGGTCCGTGCCCAGGGTAGGCTGGTAGCCCACCGCCGACGGGATGCGGCCCAGGAGGGCGGACACCTCGGAGCCGGCCTGGGTGAACCGGAAGATGTTGTCCACGAAGAAGAGCACGTCCTGGCCCTCTTCATCCCGAAAGTACTCGGCCGCCGACAGGCCAGTCAGGGCCACCCGGGCCCGGGCGCCCGGCGGCTCGGTCATCTGGCCATAAACCAGGGCGGCCTTGGGGAGCACGCCGGAGTGCTTCATCTCCATGTACAGGTCGTTGCCTTCCCGGGTGCGCTCGCCCACGCCGCAAAACACCGAGATGCCGCCGTGGTGCATGGCGATGTTGTTGATCATCTCCATCATGATGACCGTCTTGCCGCAGCCGGCGCCGCCGAACAGGCCCATCTTGCCGCCCCGGGGGAAGGGGACCAGAAGGTCCATGACCTTGACCCCGGTCTCCAGCACGTTCACCTTGGTGTCCTGCTCGGTGAAGGCCGGGGCCGGCTTGTGGATCGGCCGCATCTTGTCCGACTGGATGGGTCCGAGGCCATCCACCGGCCGGCCCACCACGTTCATGATCCGGCCCAGGGCCGGCGGGCCGCAGGGCAGCTGGATGGGCGTCCCGGAGGCCCGAGCCTTCATGCCCCGCACCAGACCGTCCGTCTGGTCCATGGCCACACACCGCACCACGTTGTCGCCCAGGTGCTGCGCCACCTCGATGACCAGGTTCTCCGGCTGGTCGTTGATAGCCGGGTTGCTGACATAGAGCGCCTCCATGATGGAGGGCAGCTGCCCCGGCTCGAACTCCACGTCCACCACCGGCCCGATGACCTGGGTGACCTTTCCGAACACATTCCCTGCTGATGGTGCGCTCATATCGTAGAAGCCTCCTGGACGAGATGTGAATCCTGTTGAGCTGGCAAAGCTAGGCCTTGCGGAGCGCCTCCGCACCGCCGACGATATCCATGAGCTCGGCGGTGATCCCTGCCTGCCGGGCCTTGTTGTACGAGAGCGTCAGGGCGGCCGCCATGTCCTTGCAGGCCCGGGTGGCATTGTCCATGGCGCTCATCCGGGCAGCGTGCTCGCTGGTCGAGGTCTCCAGCATGGCGTGGTAGACCATGACGTTCAGATACAGGGGCAGGAGCATGCCCATGATCTCCTCGGGCGACGGCTCGAAGATGTAGTCCGCTGCCTTCCTGGTCGCACCGGCCTCTGCCGCCGGCGGCTGGATGGGCAGGAACTGGGCGGCGGCGGGCCGCTGGGTCGCCACGTTGATAAAGCGGCCGTACATGAGCTCCACCGCGTCCGCTCCCCCGGCCAGGAAGTTGGCCGCCACGTCCTGGGCAATGGCCCGGGCGTTGTACATCTGGAAGGTGCCCATGATGTCCGTGAAGGCCTTGCGCACCCGGCCGGTCTTGCGGAAATAGATGTTGGCCTTGCGGCCAACCGCCACGATGGACACGGTCTTGCCGGCCTTCTCCAGCTCCCGGATTCGGGCCTCGGCCTGCTTGAAGATGTTGGAGTTGAAGCTGCCGCACAGCCCCCGGTCGGAGGTGACCACCAGGATTTCGACTGCCTTCACCTCCCGGGCCTCCATGAGAGCAAACTGGCCGCCGCTCATCTGGCCAGCCAGGCTGGCCATGGCGGTCTGAAACTCCCGGGCATAAGGCCGGAAGGCCTCCATCTTCGCCTGCGCCCCGCGAAGCTTGGACGCGGCCACCATGTTCATGGCCTTGGTGATCTGAGAGGTCTTCTTGATGGCCCCGATCTTCGTCTTGACGTTCTTTAGGCTAGCCATTGCGCGGTCCCCTGACCTGAAGAGAAATCCCGAGTTAGAGGCCCTTGGCCGCCTTGAACACCCCGGCAAAGGCGGTCAGGTTCTTGCGCATCCGCTCCTCAAGGGCGGCATCAATCTGCTGCTTGTCCTTGAGCTCTTTGTACATGCCGGGATCGTTCTGCTCCACATAGCTGAAGAGCTGCTCCTCGTACTCCGCCAGCACCGTGAGAGGCAGCTCATCCAGGAAGCCGCGCGTGCCGGCAAAAAGGATGGTCACCTGCTTCTCCATGGAGAGCGGCTTGTACTGGGGCTGCTTCAGGATCTCCACCAGGCGTGCCCCCCGGTTCAGCTGATGCTGGGTGGCCTTGTCCAAATCAGAGCCGAACTGGGCGAAAGCCGCCAGCTCCCGGTACTGGGCCAGGTCCAGACGCAGGGTGCCGGCCACTTGCTTCATGGCCTTGCACTGGGCGGCGCCGCCCACCCGGGACACGGACAGACCGACGTTGATGGCCGGCCGGACGCCCGCGAAGAACAGGTTCGGCTCCAGATAGAC is a window of Thermodesulfobacteriota bacterium DNA encoding:
- the atpD gene encoding F0F1 ATP synthase subunit beta; translation: MSAPSAGNVFGKVTQVIGPVVDVEFEPGQLPSIMEALYVSNPAINDQPENLVIEVAQHLGDNVVRCVAMDQTDGLVRGMKARASGTPIQLPCGPPALGRIMNVVGRPVDGLGPIQSDKMRPIHKPAPAFTEQDTKVNVLETGVKVMDLLVPFPRGGKMGLFGGAGCGKTVIMMEMINNIAMHHGGISVFCGVGERTREGNDLYMEMKHSGVLPKAALVYGQMTEPPGARARVALTGLSAAEYFRDEEGQDVLFFVDNIFRFTQAGSEVSALLGRIPSAVGYQPTLGTDLGELQERITSTTKGSITAVQCVYVPADDLTDPAPATTFAHLDGTVVLSRQIAELGIYPAVDPLDSTSRILDPYVVGEEHYRVARGVQMTLQKYKDLQDIIAILGMDELSEEDKVTVSRARKIQRFLSQPFTVAAAFTGKEGKFVSVKDTVRGFGEILAGKHDDLPEAAFYMVGGIEEAVEKAKAQASA
- the atpG gene encoding ATP synthase F1 subunit gamma, which translates into the protein MASLKNVKTKIGAIKKTSQITKAMNMVAASKLRGAQAKMEAFRPYAREFQTAMASLAGQMSGGQFALMEAREVKAVEILVVTSDRGLCGSFNSNIFKQAEARIRELEKAGKTVSIVAVGRKANIYFRKTGRVRKAFTDIMGTFQMYNARAIAQDVAANFLAGGADAVELMYGRFINVATQRPAAAQFLPIQPPAAEAGATRKAADYIFEPSPEEIMGMLLPLYLNVMVYHAMLETSTSEHAARMSAMDNATRACKDMAAALTLSYNKARQAGITAELMDIVGGAEALRKA